From the genome of Astyanax mexicanus isolate ESR-SI-001 chromosome 3, AstMex3_surface, whole genome shotgun sequence:
TCTCACACTAAACaagaaaaaagtactgaaaaaacaGTAAATGATGTAATTTAACTAGAAACtatataacattaattaattgatataatcttgttgtttttttattatgccTTCTTCCTATTTTAATTGCCTAATTGTAACGTCTACTCTTACTCTTACCAAAATTGGGGTGAATCTGTCAGCCcacttctcaaaaaaaaaaaaaaaaaaaatcccagtgtATTATATACAGAATGTAATGCCTCTAAAAACTCTCACAAAAAGTGAGTACACTGTTTTACCACTTTGGTTTTACCATATTTGGTCTAATGTGTACTTTATATACTTTGGTTCATTTCATGATGGagagatacacacacaaaatagTCCTTAaagaaaatgtactttaaaaatcCATAATCCATATTACATGTAAAATGTGTAGATTTACTGGTTTTAGACAATTAAATAAATTGGCTATATTTGTGTTGTAGTCATAGCTACCTACTGGTTCTTGTTCCCAACACTAACTAAATAAATCAATACCTTTCACTATAGTCAACCATTTCACATTAAACCCACTCTGCCTGGTGCTGAATCTGGATGTAGtccttaataataatatttttttttgcaaaatgatGCAAATAATTACACTTACAAACAAGTTCAGCGGTTGTGTTTTATGCatgtttcagtaacaggaatagTGTCAAAACCCTTAAATGTTATTTGAAGTGCTGAAAGTAGCAGAGTTAAGGCTGGTAAGAGCATTAAGTGTTTCTTAATatggaaaaaaacacagtaacacaGATGGACACATACAATTCAGAAAACAAGACATCATACTCACACACTTCATCTTAAGAAAATAATACATAGCTTCTCTTAAACGTGTGAAAAATGCTTCACTTAAGTGCCATCagtagaacatgaacatgataaATCACTGACCCCATATGTAGACAATCAGCCAAAACCAGTCTGTTATATGGTATGTCTGGTATATGAAATGTgcttcttcagtttacagcaggaGATGctatgctaacattgctaacaaacacCACCTGAATTCATTCCAAACTACATACATCTCCCTTCACCTAAGAGATAAAGGTCTGAGTATGTTTTGAGCAGGTTAAAAGACACTGGAGCTGTATCTTTATGGAAATGAAGATTGGATACAGTCTAGCTGAGTGTTTGTTTGTTACCCTAGCTAAGCTATCAACGTTAGCCTAGCATATCCTGCTGTAAACTACAGACGCTCACTTCACATTTTAAGTATGTCTGGGCTGATATAAGGCTTTTGGGGTTAgaaataaataatgttaattttaccttCTTTCGGaaagctttttctttacatttcCATTAAACAAAACAACCATCCAGTTAGCCTGTGCAGCAGCAGAGCAGTGAGTCTGGGTCTATTGTACACATAATGTAAGCTGAGACACTTGAGCAGAGCAGGTCACTTCCATTTAGATTAAAGTTCAGTAAAATTTAGTAAATAATGCCatatagttattatttttattttagccgAAATATagaccaatcccatttctcctTTGTACCCTTTATTTCTGAGTGTAACTCGAAATCCCCATTGTAACAGAGTTAGCTATAAAGAGAATGGGGTGAAATTTTCCCCATGAGAATTAATGATACAGATTtaatagcagtggagcgctaaagaaAGAGATCTAGCTGCTGGTTAAAGCAGAACTCCGgtatgaaatggactttgggtgtattaaaatgtgatttaaaaaaagtacttacctttattgaatagcccacctccgctctcctgcagctttctgagatccagtattttgtgcactttgcccaaacaggcttttatgAGCCTGAGTGATACAGGGCATATTTTACCCCTGCAGTTAaatagctttttccaccgttatccagaattaaagtagctccacactacATTGGTGGAATcgggagagccctgacatttaaaacaaggctttTAGAAccttaaaactgcacaagaagtttacatcccatagcgtaggtaaatcttCGGGCgctgccatcttaaatttaagtcacaataaatcaACTGTCAAGCACGAACGAATAGGTAGAATATTTGAGCAGAATGCTaaattaattccttggaaatgcatgaattccagctgtcaCTAAAAATTTCTGGTTACTGTTGATATTAGAATGCAATGAACCAACAACAAATGAATAAACATTACTCAAAATCTTTTACTATTCATGCTCAACGGTTGAATTATTATGACATAAATTTAAGATGGCTGtgcccagagatttacctacgctatgggatgtaaacagtggcttttaataaacttcttgtgcagtcttaaagtgcctcgttttaaatgtcagggctttctggattttaccaatgaagtgtggagctaccttGACCCTGGATAactgtggaaaaagcaatttatctgcagggaaaaaatatgccccatatcaccgagtctaaaagcctgtttgggcaaagtgcacaaaatactggatctcagaaagctgcgggagaacagaggtgtgctattcaacaaaggtaagtcattttttatcacgttttagTATCCCCAAAGTGCATTTCATACCAGAGGTCTcctttaactagttaactttagggcatcgtatgtcttcagaaaggggtcaggtggtgcagaaattaattattactgtCAATTCTTTAACTCCTTTTTGATGGGGAGCAgaaaatagcttttattttatttttccgttccaccttaaatgctccaGGTGTCTCTaacgtctgttgcaccatttaaggtggaacaggaaaaatAGCTAGGTAGAAAGCTGGCTACCTACTGAGATGAACTACAAgcaattttttatgcttgttataaagaaaatagtCCTAAAACGTTAAaagtacacattaaactatggtgatATTGTGGTTATCGTAAATGTAACAGGACAAATGTGCTTGTGCAAAACAGGGGGTGAAAGGAATTGGACCATAGTCAATCAGGAAAGACACGTTTggagtttctttttcttttacactgGACCtataaagctaatgtagctagctaactagaatTATATTGCCTCTATTTTAGCATGCAGTTATCTGCAGGTCTATATCATCAATCACTTTGAATAATCTGTAATAGGCTTGCATATGTGGTTTCTCACTCTATATGATGCACTCCTATCTATAAACGTGATCTTGTCTTAGTTGTTTGACTACATTTGGGGTTATGaagaaattaaatgattttttttccaacTATCACTTGAGGGATTCaagaattgtttttattaataggGAGATGGATATTCTTATGTGAACCCCATTGGGGAGTTTGCAAGAGTTATGTTGTGTTGAAACATATCCTCATGAGCTGCGAAAACTACTCTGTCTTCTTTCGCAAACCAACTTTGTCTTTGGTTTCTTGAATTTTCCCAGAGAATTTGTCCTTTGTCTCTTCCATTCTCTCAGAGAAGCGATCCTTTGTCTCCTCCATCTTTCCAGAAAATCTCTCTTTAGTCTCTTCCATCTTCTCAGAGATCCTCTCCTTCGTCTCCTCCATCTTCTCAGAGATCCTCTCTTTCGTCTCCTCCATCTTCTCCTGGAAGTACTCTTTGACAGGTGGTGGGGTGGACATGTAGCCGTGCTTCCTCAGATACTTTACCGACAGTGACGTTCCTCCTAAAGTGATGGTGTATCGTGCTGGTGTGGCAATCTTTAGAGAGAAAAGGGAGGTCTGATACTAAATTGAACTGGAAGCATGTGCATCGCCTTAGTATCATGGATTTAATAGATCTagtatcatatacagctctggaaaaaaataagagatcacctaaaagtttaagtttctttgattttaccaagtggaaaacctccggaatacaataaagagaaagatgaatgatcacagccatcaaaccaagctggattgcttgaaattttgcaccaggagtggcataaagactggtggaggagaacattccaagaagcatgaaaaccagggttatttcaccaaatattgatttctaaactcttaaaactttatgaatatggtttattttactcaaacatttacctataaatagcaaaatcagagaaactgattcagaaactgaggtggtctcttcatttttttttccatagctgtgtCTAAcagttattagcattagcatattgTGCAAACAATTCATATAATGCaaaatggaaaaatattttatgtaatttttatgcaatttaatgcatttatattaGTCAATTCATATGGAATGTAAAGAACAACAGACATATTCACTACTAAACATTTACATTACTGTTCACTCACTGTTTCTTACAAAATCAACATCATCCTGCTTatgttggagtaaatgtctctgAAGTTCAAGGAAGTCTTTCTAGAAGATTAGTAGCCttgctgtgagcatttgattTGTTAGAATGCTAGATAGTTATAAAGTTCTACTGCCCtaaagctcaatgctgggggctttatatttTAGCCATCttgccaaaaaaaatgttttaatctgttcaagaaaaacaaaaaatagttgTGTTCTATCTACAATCATTTCCAAGAGGGATTAGATAGAGAAGCTATAAGAGTGCATTTAGATATCTGTGTCGGCAAATTTGGATGCATCTTAAAGTAGACGTATGCTTTCATTAGAtgggggtgtccacaaacatttggacatatcagCTGCGATCCAAAGCCTCGGCTGCAGGTAGCATGTCTCGGCTACATCACAGGAGACTGTTTTAAAGAGAAGGACCCTTCAAGTGAGATGGGCAGCCAACATTCAAAGGGATTTTAAGGAAGCAACTTGTGCATCTTTCTCAGCTCTCAGTTATCCACAAAAACTGGATGACAATTGAGGAAAAGCAAGCTTCTGAAGGCTTTTGGAGCAGAATTTGTTTAGAAATGTTAGGTTTTATAATTCTAGTTTGTttacatgaagaaaaaaaaggcaaTATCACCATGTGGTGTTCAAAATGTCTCATTAGACTGTTCTAAACTATGGAAAAGGAGTCTACAGTGGATAAGCCCTAGCTCAACTGCAGCATAAGCTTTGGAACCCAGCTAAAGTgccttttgaaaaaaataaatacaagttATTCTGGGAGAATTACAATAGAGTGTTACAATACCTTGTACATGGCATATGCGGTCAGTGCATAGCCACTCTGGGAGTTCTCCAGAAGTTTAACAAGCCTGTCAGGAAAACCAATGTACTCCAGAAATGGCACCAGATTCACTCCCCTGAAAACCAAGAACAAAGGAAAAGTTGAATAATTTTAGGACTTTTTAGGCCAACATTCTGTTACACTTTCTATTATTATGTAGGCTTTAACAAGAACACTCTTCACTATTAAGTtaaatatttgtctttattaaatatttattctgtATCTGCATCCAACTGAGACCACTGAGACTGCAGTGACTGTACAGACAGTCATACATAGTTTTCACAGCTGATGGAAGCTTAAGAGAGCGTGGTCAGTCAGGTGAACCAGAGTTTCGAGCTGGggtgggggaggagggggggggcaATGACTCAGGATTTTCCTCATCGTCTGGCGTTGGTAAACATAATATTCCACTTTAGAGCACCCAgccccccctccaccaccaccaccattctcctcctccttctcctcccaccgacattttttacatttccagACGGTGATGAGTCCATCCCTGCAGCCTGCTCCGCATTTAGCCAGACGTGTTTGCCCAGCAAACGCTCCACAGCTTGCCAGCTCACTCTATTCACCAGGCCAGGATGACCAGGGTTAAAAAAGGCCAATTACCTATTTATTACCCTCTTCCAACCCCTCCTAAAACGCTCTCACACTTTTAACACAGTTGCCGGACAATGAGCTAAACACAGGAAAGCAACAGTTACTTAAACAAAGTCTTATCTTAGGTACAAATAAATTATGGAAAATTTGAGTATTTTAATTGATTATAACAACAGATTTCATAAAGAATAAAatcatgtattatgtattatctgTTGTATTTGAATTATTGTGAGTGTAGAGCTTTACAAATGTACTGGTAATTACTTCTATGATATTTATCTAAATCACAGCCACCTTATATAATGTTTACTTAATATGAGCATTTAATACAGCATGTGTCTTATGAATGATAT
Proteins encoded in this window:
- the fam210aa gene encoding uncharacterized protein C18orf19 homolog A; the protein is MLRFLCGRAIGQPALLSVLQGSSSRGLLTKSGPSYLKQLSSSPRWISTSVPACSTAPRKDPSGHGQQSPDSAGPSDLKEPDPLMDNSIGLVQRYKKTFKQYGKVMIPVHLVTSSLCFGVFYYSAMKGVNLVPFLEYIGFPDRLVKLLENSQSGYALTAYAMYKIATPARYTITLGGTSLSVKYLRKHGYMSTPPPVKEYFQEKMEETKERISEKMEETKERISEKMEETKERFSGKMEETKDRFSERMEETKDKFSGKIQETKDKVGLRKKTE